A part of Planococcus sp. MB-3u-03 genomic DNA contains:
- a CDS encoding amino acid ABC transporter permease: protein MYLNSIFSNPERLERLGDIAQSSFLPLIEAAVQFTLPLSVISFILGLFLAIVTALARISTVRIFQWIARVYVSIIRGTPLLVQLFILFYGLPTIGVTIDPFPAAVIGFSLNVGAYASEVIRAAILSIPKGQWEAADTIGMSYSQTLRRVILPQASRVSVPPLSNTFISLVKDTSLAALILVTEMFRVAQQIAATNYEFLLLYGQAALIYWIICFSLSLVQGRLENRFDRYVSR, encoded by the coding sequence ATGTACTTGAATAGCATTTTCTCAAACCCTGAACGGTTGGAGCGGCTCGGCGACATCGCCCAGTCCTCCTTCTTGCCTTTGATCGAAGCGGCTGTGCAATTCACTTTGCCGCTTTCGGTCATTTCTTTTATCCTCGGGCTATTCCTGGCCATCGTCACTGCGCTTGCCCGCATCTCCACCGTCCGGATTTTCCAATGGATTGCGCGCGTCTATGTCTCGATCATCCGGGGCACGCCGCTGCTCGTCCAATTGTTCATCCTGTTTTACGGCTTGCCGACGATCGGCGTCACCATCGACCCCTTCCCGGCTGCCGTCATCGGATTCTCATTGAACGTCGGTGCCTACGCTTCGGAAGTCATTCGTGCGGCGATTTTGTCGATTCCTAAAGGCCAATGGGAAGCAGCCGATACAATCGGCATGTCCTATTCCCAAACTTTGCGGCGCGTGATTTTGCCTCAAGCATCACGCGTCTCGGTCCCGCCGCTATCAAATACGTTCATCAGCCTGGTCAAGGACACATCCCTTGCCGCGTTGATCTTGGTGACTGAAATGTTCCGCGTCGCCCAGCAGATCGCTGCGACCAATTACGAATTTCTGCTTCTTTACGGGCAGGCAGCATTGATCTACTGGATCATTTGCTTCTCGCTGTCACTCGTCCAAGGACGATTGGAAAACCGCTTTGACCGTTATGTTTCCCGTTAA
- a CDS encoding amino acid ABC transporter ATP-binding protein, producing the protein MISIKNLHKSFGELEVLKGIDLDVEKGQTIVVIGPSGSGKTTFLRCLNILEKPSAGTVEIGGLVADFSKPMSKKQITAFRKQSAMVFQHYNLFPHMTALDNILEGPVTVQKKDKAQAKEKALALLEKVGLSDKADTYPHQLSGGQQQRVGIARALALEPKVMLFDEPTSALDPELVGEVLQVMKDLAQEGMTMVVVTHEMRFAKGAADEVLFMDSGRIVERGTPDAVFNRPQEERTKRFLNLIQDTDTI; encoded by the coding sequence ATGATTTCAATTAAAAATTTGCATAAAAGCTTCGGCGAGCTGGAAGTGCTGAAAGGCATCGACCTCGACGTCGAAAAAGGACAGACCATCGTCGTCATCGGCCCTTCCGGTTCAGGGAAGACCACATTTCTCCGCTGCCTCAACATCTTGGAAAAGCCGAGCGCCGGTACTGTTGAAATCGGCGGGCTTGTTGCTGATTTCTCGAAGCCGATGTCCAAAAAGCAGATCACGGCGTTCCGCAAGCAATCCGCGATGGTGTTCCAGCATTACAATTTGTTTCCGCATATGACTGCACTTGATAATATTCTAGAAGGTCCGGTCACTGTCCAGAAAAAAGACAAAGCACAGGCAAAAGAGAAAGCTTTGGCGTTGCTCGAGAAAGTCGGGCTGTCGGATAAAGCCGATACTTATCCACACCAGCTGTCAGGCGGCCAGCAGCAACGCGTCGGCATCGCCCGCGCGCTGGCACTCGAACCGAAAGTCATGCTGTTCGATGAGCCAACTTCCGCACTCGACCCGGAACTCGTCGGTGAAGTACTGCAAGTCATGAAAGATTTGGCGCAAGAAGGCATGACGATGGTCGTCGTAACCCATGAAATGCGTTTCGCGAAAGGCGCCGCCGACGAAGTGCTTTTCATGGACAGCGGACGGATTGTCGAACGCGGCACACCGGACGCCGTGTTCAATCGGCCTCAGGAAGAACGCACGAAACGCTTCTTGAATTTAATTCAAGACACGGATACCATTTAA